Proteins found in one Zea mays cultivar B73 chromosome 1, Zm-B73-REFERENCE-NAM-5.0, whole genome shotgun sequence genomic segment:
- the LOC103644011 gene encoding Inosine-5'-monophosphate dehydrogenase, which yields MASSSPDLADDGFAAPRLFSQGVSYTYDDVIFLPGYIGFPADAVDLSTRLSRRVPLSIPCVASPMDTVSEAAMAAAMASLGAAAVVHCNTEPHSQAAIVRAAKSRRLPFVSSVPFFSPSSSPTLNDFAGSEYALVTERGDSLSRLVGIAVAADAASREVPISVSEYMRPTPRSASSAFDFEEAATFLADEGLDYAPLVSDDGEVVDLITAKDVERIRSYPKLGKPSLGANGKFVVAASIGTREDDKGRLEQLVKAGANAIVIDSSQGNSIYQLDMIKFAKKMYPEVDLIGGNVVTIAQAQNLIQAGVDGLRVGMGSGSICTTQEVCAVGRGQATAVYKVSSYAKDHNVPVIADGGISNSGHIVKALSLGASTVMMGSFLAGSHEAPGTYEYKDGRRVKKYRGMGSLEAMTKGSDARYLGDTLKLKVAQGVVGAVADKGSVLRFIPYTMQAVKQGLQDLGADSVQSAHDLLRSETLRLEVRTGAAQAEGGIHGLVSYVKKAF from the exons ATGGCGTCGAGCAGCCCCGACCTTGCCGACGACGGCTTCGCGGCGCCGCGCCTCTTCTCGCAGGGTGTCTCCTACACATACGACGACGTCATCTTTCTCCCGGGCTACATCGGCTTCCCCGCCGACGCCGTCGACCTCTCCACCCGCCTCTCCCGCCGCGTCCCGCTATCCATCCCCTGCGTCGCGTCCCCGATGGACACTGTCTCCGAGGCCGCTATGGCCGCGGCCATGGCATCACtcggcgccgccgccgtcgtgcACTGCAACACCGAGCCCCACTCCCAGGCCGCCATCGTACGCGCTGCCAAGTCCCGCCGCCTCCCCTTCGTTTCCTCCGTGCCCTTCTTCTCCCCGTCCTCCTCCCCGACGCTCAACGATTTCGCTGGCAGCGAGTACGCCCTCGTCACCGAGCGCGGAGATTCGCTCTCCAGGCTCGTCGGCATCGCTGTCGCGGCCGATGCTGCCTCCCGCGAGGTTCCCATCTCTGTCTCGGAGTACATGCGACCGACGCCGCGCTCAGCCTCCTCTGCCTTCGACTTCGAGGAAGCAGCAACCTTCCTTGCCGATGAGGGTCTGGATTACGCTCCTCTCGTATCCGATGATGGTGAGGTTGTCGATCTCATCACCGCCAAGGACGTGGAGCGCATCCGGAGTTATCCCAAGCTGGGCAAGCCGTCTCTCGGAGCCAACGGGAAGTTTGTAGTTGCGGCTTCCATTGGGACTCGTGAGGATGACAAGGGAAGACTGGAGCAACTAGTTAAGGCCGGGGCAAATGCTATCGTGATTGATAGTTCACAGGGGAACTCCATATACCAGCTCGATATGATAAAGTTTGCGAAGAAGATGTATCCGGAGGTGGATTTGATCGGTGGTAATGTGGTGACAATTGCACAGGCCCAGAATTTGATTCAAGCTGGTGTGGATGGATTGCGTGTTGGAATGGGATCGGGCTCAATTTGTACCACCCAAGAGGTTTGTGCTGTTGGAAGAGGACAG GCAACAGCAGTATATAAGGTTTCATCTTATGCCAAGGATCACAATGTACCGGTTATTGCTGATGGTGGAATTTCAAACTCTGGGCATATTGTGAAAGCTCTGTCGCTGGGGGCATCCACTGTTATGATGGGCAGCTTTTTAGCTGGTAGTCATGAAGCTCCTGGTACTTATGAGTATAAG GACGGCCGCCGAGTCAAAAAATACAGAGGCATGGGCTCTCTTGAAGCCATGACAAAAGGGAGTGATGCAAGGTATCTTGGTGATACACTCAAGCTCAAAGTCGCGCAGGGCGTTGTTGGAGCAGTAGCTGACAAAGGTTCTGTACTGAGGTTCATTCCTTACACAATGCAAGCAGTTAAGCAAGGATTACAAGATCTTGGCGCAGATTCTGTCCAGTCAGCTCATGATCTTTTGCGATCAGAGACACTCAGATTAGAG GTGAGAACTGGTGCTGCCCAGGCTGAAGGAGGTATCCATGGACTGGTTTCATACGTGAAGAAGGCATTCTAG